From a region of the Fimbriimonadaceae bacterium genome:
- the rplL gene encoding 50S ribosomal protein L7/L12: MASTVESLVDQISGMTALELSELKKALEDKFGVTAAAPMAGFNPAMFAGMGGGAAPAEAAEEKTEFDVVLSDAGGQKLQVIKVVRELTGLGLKEAKDLVDGAPQKLKEGVNKETADSIKKQIEEAGGKVEIK; this comes from the coding sequence ATGGCAAGCACTGTTGAATCTCTCGTCGACCAGATCTCTGGTATGACCGCCCTCGAGCTCAGCGAGCTCAAGAAGGCCCTCGAAGACAAGTTCGGCGTCACCGCCGCCGCCCCGATGGCCGGTTTCAACCCGGCGATGTTCGCTGGCATGGGCGGTGGAGCCGCTCCCGCCGAAGCGGCCGAAGAGAAGACCGAATTCGACGTCGTCCTGAGCGACGCGGGCGGTCAGAAGCTCCAGGTCATCAAGGTCGTGCGCGAGCTGACCGGCCTGGGCCTCAAGGAAGCCAAGGACCTCGTCGACGGCGCCCCTCAGAAGCTGAAGGAAGGCGTCAACAAGGAGACCGCCGACTCGATCAAGAAGCAGATCGAAGAAGCCGGCGGCAAAGTCGAGATCAAGTAA
- a CDS encoding transglutaminase domain-containing protein: protein MEAARDKKDYARMERVCREGVQRGFHDEYLVRSLGWALCRQHKTAEGLQIARLNVEWNPGVFSYANLVEAALDDGQVTLAKQTARFLVANKNHWGPGANFAQDMVNRASDKVFRLTWKVPTTNLRAGEQFWLPKPMETRNQSLVSWKVIGVYDQVEKSDKYGNRFVVARAQGNEPIIVTTEVRLSPFSVKSLLGRQGTASSTSTEPFLAASPSRLKASTIDPKAAEVVAVTKSMGNPRGISAVIGMMNWINQNFTFCPPGSPPGADDPREVIKRRGGHCEAITSVEVSLLRASQVPARMIRGQSAVRTDTKRSTQHTILQYYLSGIGWVDWDYFIQPWQSRDDFVRLWVYNSVLEEGDVDHLADFFGRAFQELKGYRHELVKTTLD from the coding sequence ATGGAGGCCGCTCGTGACAAGAAGGACTACGCGCGCATGGAGCGGGTGTGCCGCGAAGGTGTGCAGCGCGGCTTTCATGACGAATATCTGGTCAGATCACTCGGTTGGGCGCTATGCCGACAACACAAGACAGCCGAGGGCCTCCAGATCGCCCGACTCAATGTCGAGTGGAACCCGGGCGTCTTCAGTTACGCAAACTTAGTCGAGGCCGCACTCGATGACGGCCAAGTCACCTTGGCCAAGCAGACCGCCCGGTTCCTCGTTGCGAACAAAAACCACTGGGGCCCCGGTGCCAATTTTGCCCAGGACATGGTGAACCGGGCCAGTGACAAAGTCTTCCGGCTCACCTGGAAGGTACCTACCACGAACCTACGTGCCGGCGAACAGTTCTGGTTGCCGAAGCCAATGGAGACTCGAAACCAATCCTTGGTCTCTTGGAAGGTCATAGGAGTCTATGACCAAGTTGAGAAGTCGGACAAGTATGGCAATCGGTTTGTCGTCGCCCGTGCTCAAGGAAACGAGCCCATCATCGTGACGACAGAAGTCCGCCTGTCACCCTTTAGCGTCAAATCACTCTTGGGACGTCAGGGCACGGCATCGTCCACCTCAACGGAGCCGTTCCTTGCCGCAAGCCCAAGCCGGCTCAAGGCGTCGACGATCGACCCCAAGGCCGCGGAAGTTGTGGCCGTCACCAAATCCATGGGAAACCCAAGGGGGATATCGGCGGTCATCGGCATGATGAACTGGATCAATCAGAACTTCACGTTCTGTCCTCCCGGGTCACCGCCAGGCGCGGACGACCCTCGCGAAGTCATCAAGCGCAGAGGTGGCCACTGCGAGGCCATCACGTCGGTCGAGGTCAGTCTGTTACGGGCGAGCCAAGTTCCCGCCCGGATGATCAGAGGTCAAAGTGCGGTACGAACGGATACGAAGCGCTCCACACAGCACACGATCCTCCAGTACTACCTCTCGGGAATTGGATGGGTCGATTGGGACTACTTCATCCAGCCCTGGCAGTCGCGCGACGACTTCGTCCGGCTCTGGGTCTATAACTCTGTCCTTGAAGAAGGAGACGTGGACCATCTCGCCGACTTCTTCGGCCGGGCGTTTCAAGAGTTAAAGGGATACCGGCACGAATTAGTCAAGACAACTCTAGACTAG
- the rplJ gene encoding 50S ribosomal protein L10, with the protein MPTAQKARVIEETGERFQRSKGVLFTEYRGLKVKELQLLRKQLGEKGGELQVVKNTLFGLAAGEGASPLTETLKSGPTAVVFLYENESDCAKVVMDFAKTHKSLVVKGGLINGKVFDGSGVEELSKLPPRDVLISQIIGLVAAPIADLVGVIEALYADPIRVIGAVADKVAEGSPLPEADAPTAAAEEPAAAEAAAEPTTEPAAEAAAEAPTAETEAAPEAEASETQE; encoded by the coding sequence ATGCCGACCGCACAGAAAGCCCGAGTGATCGAGGAGACCGGCGAACGCTTCCAGCGTTCGAAGGGTGTCCTATTCACCGAATACCGTGGGCTCAAGGTGAAGGAGCTTCAGCTCCTTCGCAAGCAACTGGGCGAGAAAGGCGGCGAGCTGCAGGTTGTGAAGAACACCCTGTTCGGCCTTGCCGCCGGTGAAGGCGCAAGCCCCCTGACCGAGACCTTGAAGTCCGGCCCGACCGCCGTCGTGTTCCTCTACGAGAACGAAAGCGACTGCGCGAAGGTCGTCATGGACTTTGCCAAGACGCACAAGAGCTTGGTCGTCAAGGGCGGGCTGATCAACGGGAAGGTGTTTGACGGAAGTGGCGTCGAGGAGCTGAGCAAGCTTCCGCCGCGCGACGTCCTCATCTCCCAGATCATCGGCCTCGTCGCCGCACCGATCGCCGACCTCGTCGGAGTCATCGAAGCCCTGTACGCCGACCCGATCCGCGTGATCGGTGCCGTGGCGGACAAGGTCGCCGAAGGCTCACCGCTGCCCGAGGCCGATGCGCCTACGGCAGCCGCCGAGGAGCCGGCAGCCGCTGAGGCGGCCGCCGAGCCCACCACCGAACCAGCCGCCGAGGCCGCCGCCGAAGCCCCGACCGCGGAGACCGAAGCCGCACCCGAGGCTGAGGCCTCGGAAACCCAGGAGTAA